The Harmonia axyridis chromosome 3, icHarAxyr1.1, whole genome shotgun sequence nucleotide sequence GTACGCACTAGCGGTCAATCGTGCGCACTGCACCCAATTAACCAAAATGAGTAATTTAACTTTCGAATTCTATAAAACAGGAAAAAAACTTGTTTTGCTTGAACTAAATATATCAGTGTCAAGGAGACTCATTAAGCAATCTATCGACGAAAAcggttttttaaaaaaatgaaaattaaaatacttaCGGCTTATTTTCACCAAGACACTCACCAGAGCAACACATGCGTGAACAACCAAATggcccttagaacattaatctatattctaagaaatGGCCATTTTGGATATATAAGGTGCAGTGATTTTCCCTTCTTGTATGGGATAGAACATAATTTTGTCAAGAGATGGCATCTGCATGATGATTACGAAATTATATTACCCGATTGTGGAAATAAAGGTATGCGCACGATTAGCCGCTGCGTACAATTACCCGACTGTCCATACTCAGGCCGCACCTACATTAGGTCCGCATTtctcccgatccgatccgatccgacgttgtccgatggtcggacgacgtcggaagaaaaacaaacaccttTATCTTAATGTAAGTGCCTACAATTGAGTCGGGAATCGAGAATTCGGAAGCTTCGTTTCAATTGTAGGCACTAACATTAAGATAaaggtgtttgtttttcttccgacgtcgtccgaccatcggacaacgtcggatcggatcggatcgggagaAATGCGGACCTAATGTAGGTGCGGCCTCAGACGGTAAGAAATAAATAGCAAGTTGCGATGGTCATCAGTTCAGTTATCCCGGGTTTGAATACCACATAATGCTAATTTTTTTCGTTGGCATTCATATACAATGTAgactgtgaaaaaaataatcaatcctTGTGCAAAATATGTAAAAGTATTCTTATAGCTCTTTTCATTGACGAATTTGATAATAGTAGTACCATCTTCCGGATGTACGTTGAACTACTTTTGGCTACTGCAATCGAATTACAGAACTCTCCTCTGCATATGATCTCTAATTCTGCTAATTGCCAATAGATGGTTACACACAAACTTATGAGTTTGTTTATTGTGGCTTTTCCAACCGacttataattaaaaaaaaagttattatatCTTGAATTGGATTTACAAAGTAAAGGTTAATTTTGGTTCCATCTTTATTGTAGCTCCACAATTAATTTTTATGCTCAAACTTATTTGAAACTTATTTGGTAGGGTCGTCCGCTGGCACAGCGTACAGTGATTGTAAATATGTAGTTTATAATCACTACAGTGACTGTATATACTACAGTGACGACACGGCTCGTCAGCGTTTTGATTAGTTGGAGCCCTGTCCGCCATTAAATGTCGAACTTTCACCAGagatcagtggcgtacccaagagGGGGATAAGGGGAATATATCCcccccccccagaaggaatatccattatatgtaacaaccttatatatcataATCTTAtaatgagtaagcaaaattctttggaaaacttcttcaaaagaaggaaaaattgaaatttttttttctttatcccccccccccaaggcttatgtcttgGTACGCCACTGCCAGAGATCTCTGATTTTCACCATTTACATTCGAGTGCCGGGCTGCTTCACATGGTTTGAAGCATTCTTGTTTAATTTGTTAGTGATTGTGACTGATTTAGGGGGTTCAAACTGCTCAAAATGTGAATATGTTATCAAAAGAAACGAGCAGTCGACCAATATTTGCGCATGCGCAGTCGAACATCTTAATCTTGAAACACCGGTTAACGTTTGAAATGTTTGAATCTATCATTTCCCGCCGACATTTAATGGCGGAAGGCCGAAGTTGTCGTCACTGTAGTATATACAGTCACTGTAATAATCACTGTAGCACAGCGCTATCAGGGGCGccaaaacataaaatataacatagCCTTCGGACTCAATTGATTTAGAAGGCTATGAatgtaaatataatttttattggaTATTCTGTTTGCACTTTCTATGGTTCTAGCGAATCGAtaaacaagaaatttttcaaaacttgaaaatgaaattgttatttcacattttcatgaaaaatttgaacttgatAGGATCTATTGTACTAGTAATTAGGCATATTTTGTCGATTTTGTGTTCGAATTTTCTCTAGTTATGGTAACggaatcaaaatgaaatcttggttccaattatttttttttttaatttgtgctTTGATGATCATTGGTACTACggaacagttaaaaaaaaatcatttcataaGTACATATTACATAGTTCGTGGAAATGTATTCAAGTGTTGATTAGGTTGCTGTTTTAGAGTTATTTTATACAGTTTATGGGTATTTTGTCCCAGTGCCTTCCACAAGGAAGGTGCTAATTTTCGAATGGGTTGGTACCTCATTTGGGCAGCCCATAAGAAAATAGTAGTTATTATGGTGTGGTGGCATTCAATGCTTACTGGAAAGTGTTCTATTTTCTGATACATCCGAGTCATAGTCGCGATATTTTATGTGATAACTCTTTGTGAATCTAGCTCAATTAGGAGTTATGGAGAAAACAAGCCAACCATTGTCCAGTATGAGATTCACAGAAATTTTAGTGACAAGGGCTTGAATAAATTACTCTCACTCAACCACAACAAGTTTGAATAGACTCCATTAGGACCAGGTAATGAATTGAAGTTCAATTCAGATAGTTATTTTCAAACTTTTCTTATGAATGAAATGTCAGGATGATcttttgttatataaatgaATTGGGATCATAATGTTGTTCTACATTGTCTATACCTATTCTCTATCACTTTCTATCATTCCATTGCCCTCTTTTACTCATGGCCTTCATAACACCTTTTGTCCAAATCTTCTTCAGTCATCCTCTCTTGCGGCGTTGCGTAAGTACCCATTCCAAAACCTTCTTTGGAAGTCTTTGTTCCTCTATTCTTTTTAAATGTCCATACCAGATAAATTGTTTCGCTTCTATGTAGTTGTAAAGGGTCCTTCCACTCTCATTAATTTACTTATTCCATCAATTCTGATCTTTTGTAGGCATGATATTTCCAATGATCTCCTTAGATCTTTAGTACAGTTTGTAAAAGTGGCGCTCAGCATAGATCCATCTGGTTCCTCAGAAAACAATGAAGAGAAATCAGCTGCCAGTCTCAGCAGATTCCTCACTAGTTGAGCATATAAGTCTACATAAGTATAAACAATATGGACTAAATTCCTTCgaaaatatatatgtatttcaaaaactctcaaaaaaaaagtaatgaattcattaaatTGGAATAAAATATGAACTCAAATTATAGACATCATGACGAAATGATATAACGTTCTGATCAGGACACAATCACTGAAAAATGGTACTCTATTAAATTTGTGaatctttttttatttgggaATATTTTTACAAATTATCAATTAATCAGAAAATTCTCTTTGTAGGTTTCACTACTGTATAATGTGttcttcatatttttgtttGACTGACCTACTCATTGGTTTTAGTTTAAAATCtgttaaataaaataaaacgaagtaatttccactatgttatttaattgttagcaacaattgtttcgccacactgtggcttcatcaggctacatttctgaactgataagagtacaaaggttttcggaatcttatataggaacaaaattgacacaaaaatattcgaaatatttttgtgtcaattttgttcctatataagattccgaaaacctttgtactcttatcagttcagaaatgtagcctgatgaagccacagtgtggcgaaacaattgttgctaacaattaaataacatagtggaaattacttcgttttattttatttataatgaatttccgccaagtaaggaccgaatccattaaataaaatCTGTTATATGGAATAATGGAAGAATCCTTTTAAAAAAAGTTTTGTGAAACCCACTATCATTCTGTAATAAAAGGTCTATACTTCTCTCTCAAAGATGCATAATTGATATTATTTCAgaacattttcataaaaatagcTCAAATATAGAGTCAAGGCTATTTCTTGTTGGAAACCCCTTTTTTGAAGTTCTTCAATTTTTAACTGAACCCAACAACTGgatatttttccacaattttCTCCAATACAGCTGGCACCAGGCTCAAAAATTTGAAACGTTTTCCCATCTGTTCTTCATCCATCATCATGTTGAAGCTCATACGGAGGGCCTCAATTTGTTTCCCAGAAGCAATTTTTTCTAGAGCTTTATATCTTTGATGGATTCCCATTTTAGACAAGAAGTCTTGCTGGGTTACCGGACCAAAAGCAATTACTCTATCTCCCTCTAAAGCAGCCtaagaaatatataattttacagatatttttctgtcaaaataacaaaattgtGAATAATTCCATACCTCTTTTAAACGGCCAAAGTCAACATCAGCTGTTAGATCTGCACTACCTGGTTGTATGAGAGGATCGTGTAGTTTATGTTTTTTGAACGCTCGAAACGTATCTGTACCTTCTCCTCCATGTCCATAGTCGGCTACCAAAGCCAGACCACCGAAAGATTCAAGCTTATTTGATATTGTGTTAACTGTAAGTAGACTTTGAGGTGAAATCTCTAAATGATCTCTGCATTCTGATGGTTTGATGTAAGTCTTCACTGCTGGGGTCTCATTCCGGGAAATTACATATCTGCAATATTCctagaataaaatattctgaggatttttagtttttaatgGCAATAAAATACCTAAAATGTCCTTCTTTCTCATCATTATCAACCAAGACTTCTCTGTAACCATTTTCAGTCTTTTGGAACTTATGGATTGGCAGTGCATCAAAAAATTCATGTGCTATAAATATAGAGAAAACATCAGGCACATCTTCTATTCTTTTGAACCACCTAACTTGTACCCCTTCTTTAGCTATACCTTCCTTATAAAAAGGAGATGATGGAATTGTTATATTATTTGATTTCAAGCACAGTCTTTGCCCCTGTAGGTTGCTAAGATAGGGACTAACCTCGACCAAAGATAAACTACAGCTGTTCAAGCactgaaatcataaaaaaacttTGATTGGGTCAAGAATGTATCCCGCATCACCTTGAACTGTTGGAAAACCCTTAGGATATCTTGAGATAAACTTCCTGTTCCTGGTCCTAACTCAACTATTTGAAAAGGTTTTGGGCTTCCAATCTTGGACCATTCATTCAAACACCATATAGCCACCATTTCTCCAAACATCTGACATAATTCTGGGGACGTGATGAAGTCCCCGCTGCTACCAAACACATTTTTGTGCATATAAAATCCACCAAATGGGTTGGTTAGTATTTCTTTCATATAATCTGCGATAGTTATAGGTCCGGTTGCTTTAATTCTACTGTACAGCTGTTTGGCCATGAAGTTCTCGTCTTTTGCGATATTATGGTTCTTTACTGTGTAATATGcacgagaaaaatattttattctacaaTAAAATCTTTGTTGTAACATTTTTGAATATAGATTAATGCTCATGGGTCCTGATTATTTTCATGGTTATGTTTTTCTAACCACGAAATTCAGTGTCAGTTTTGACATTAGATATATACAAGggttattcgaaataaataattgCTTAATAGATTGTCAGGTCGCTTTGTTGGCACAACTGTTCTCTTGATGACCTAGCCATTCGATAgcttttgagaatttttttaatattctattCGATTATCGAATAGAATGACTGTGACTTCGAATCGTAAATCAGTTTCGAGCCGACGATGGAGCTTTTTCTCTGTTCtgtatacaggctgttccaaaAACACAAGGgcatttattattttgtctTTGAAGTGGTTATTTGTTCAATGttgttcaacttttttttcctacaactgctatgaaaagtagcgtattcttcatagcttactcaatttcaaaactatgtattgctcatactgtgggaaatattatttctcacggcattttgcccacacctcgcttggtagaccaatgaaattgagcttttgagtcgtttctatggaaacgcaatgaattagcacatactgtcaacgaaggccattttgatttgaatcaagttcattacttgaattattgcaattgTAGGAAacgtatagtgtgcaacatgtggagaaagtccttttctcgctcgtgagaaaagttggtctttacccacttgttgcacaatatactattgaaTCACGGTTCATTTCAATTGAAGTAGTGTTGCAATTTACtagaatttattttaattaatttattagaTTCCGTAAAATATTCACTTCATTAGATTTATTCTTGTGTACCTGCTGAAATGAaagtaattatttatttatattgtcATAGTTGGTAAGAAGGattcaataaaaatcacaagaatGCCGATTGTTCAGTTCATTGTAATTTATTATGATACAATCAAAAATTACATGTAGCAAACAACAAAATACTGCACCAAAGTCGTTTCTTCGAAACTTCTACTAACAATAAACGAGGGTACTAAACCAAATCAGAAGGCAGTGTGAAATTTAGATAAACCGGAAATTGAACTGTTTCTCCTCTTCAACAAAAAAACTATCAATTAAAGACCTTAAAATCTAGATCTGAGTATTAGCGTATACATGAAGTCACAGAAGCAAATCCTATgtctcatcaaaaaaaaaaaaaaaaattaacgtgGTATGACCATTCTTGACAGTTGTAACTTTACTGGTAGGGCTTAAATTTCTACTCGTCTAGTGCTTCATTAACCTCTTGACCTTAGAGCAAATATTGAGTATCACAGACCAATTAGCAAATTAAAGAATTaacatagttaaaaaaattccttTAAAAAACTGCTTCATATatacaaataaaatattaagGAAATATGTCCCTAGAATAAATTGCACACTAGTTCTATGTTATTTGGAATACTGAATAGTTTACATAAAAATTagaattgcagaaatatacacAGTAAGAGATATTGCACTcaaattattggaaaaataaagaattattatttattatatatattattattattattatttcattttaaaaatcCCAAATGCAGTAATTTGTTAATATTGTCCAAAAATTTCCCAACTCTGAGATGAATattataaagaaaatatacatatttcttTGGAAGGATCaatatatatagttatatatTATGAAGCAGCTTCTTCACCGAAATATcacaaaatatacaaaaaaaaattataatagcaCTATAGCATCTAATAAAAATGCTTTACACTTTAAATTTCTCTCGATCTTACGTATACATGGTTGAATGTAAAAATACATTGACACTTAAATATTACCgtatacaaaaatttgaattcaaataattcatttcatataataACACATGAAAACACAGACTTAGATATGGCATCATCGTTGATAAAGTTTCGGAAAaaaagtaaataattgaaacaaattctgctgtgaatatatcaataaaaagGATTTGGAAATGTTCAATATACATATTTCTTCTCAACAATTAGATTACAATATGAAATTGGATGGCAATTTTATGATACTTACTCCTATTATTGTAAAGTTTACGTATATATGTTTCAAATTGGTATACTTTCCATCAAGAAccaccagaaaaaaattaattcttatcCTTTGAAGTTACATCTGAACTTTTATGgtacttaatatttttttctgatagtcttgatatttcaattcttaaatctaataCTGCACAATGAGAACATATTCATCTTGAATATCGCTTTAAGGTTAATAGAATCAAAAGTGGAACTAATCACGTTAACAAACATTACGGTTTCCATTTAACATTGATAAGAGCATTTACAATTGTAAATTTACAGAAATATAAAATCATactttatattcaatataatactgAAGTGAGCTTGTTCGGTTTACTccaaattgcgtatactttgaaataaaaacacttccattcaaataacaaatacaGGGAGGTTGTAATTTGTTCAACCGATTATCTTCAAACACGCAATTCATTAATCTGacaaaatatctaaaatagcgagtttttaaaattttgtttgtatttgtcatttgattTGAGTGAATTTCTGAGGTATATTTTTACGTATACAGGTTTCAATATTAACAAATAATCGAATTAATACCTAGGAATCTAAAAAATCAGCCTTATAATGCACTTTTCGATTTCTCATTTGACTTTATTCCATTGTGGAATCGGTAAAGTACATACTGAACTACTTCAATAgattatttgaaac carries:
- the LOC123676548 gene encoding protein arginine methyltransferase NDUFAF7, mitochondrial; amino-acid sequence: MSINLYSKMLQQRFYCRIKYFSRAYYTVKNHNIAKDENFMAKQLYSRIKATGPITIADYMKEILTNPFGGFYMHKNVFGSSGDFITSPELCQMFGEMVAIWCLNEWSKIGSPKPFQIVELGPGTGSLSQDILRVFQQFKCLNSCSLSLVEVSPYLSNLQGQRLCLKSNNITIPSSPFYKEGIAKEGVQVRWFKRIEDVPDVFSIFIAHEFFDALPIHKFQKTENGYREVLVDNDEKEGHFRYVISRNETPAVKTYIKPSECRDHLEISPQSLLTVNTISNKLESFGGLALVADYGHGGEGTDTFRAFKKHKLHDPLIQPGSADLTADVDFGRLKEAALEGDRVIAFGPVTQQDFLSKMGIHQRYKALEKIASGKQIEALRMSFNMMMDEEQMGKRFKFLSLVPAVLEKIVEKYPVVGFS